Proteins encoded together in one Benincasa hispida cultivar B227 chromosome 1, ASM972705v1, whole genome shotgun sequence window:
- the LOC120092019 gene encoding putative calcium-binding protein CML19: MEKLWCYKRVFEHFDSDGDGKISPSELRECIAVVSGEKLSMVEAEEAMAEFDSDGDGQLEEEDFVRFVDGGGEKEKVKELREAFKMYEMEGSGFITAESLRRMFKKLGETKISLGDCKAMIAKFDLDGDGVLSFDEFKVMMS; this comes from the coding sequence ATGGAGAAGCTTTGGTGCTACAAGAGAGTATTCGAGCATTTTGATTCGGATGGAGACGGTAAGATTTCCCCGTCCGAGCTGCGGGAGTGTATAGCGGTAGTGTCGGGGGAGAAGCTATCGATGGTAGAGGCGGAGGAGGCGATGGCAGAGTTCGACTCGGACGGAGACGGGCAGCTGGAGGAGGAGGATTTCGTGAGATTCGTGGACGGGGGAGGGGAGAAGGAGAAGGTGAAGGAGCTTAGAGAAGCTTTTAAAATGTATGAAATGGAGGGCTCTGGATTTATTACGGCGGAGAGCTTGAGGAGGATGTTCAAGAAATTGGGAGAGACTAAAATTAGTTTGGGAGATTGTAAGGCCATGATTGCTAAATTTGATCTTGATGGTGATGGTGTTCTTAGTTTTGATGAGTTTAAGGTTATGATGTCATAA